TTGCTAAAGTAGTGAATAACGCAAAGGAGAATGTAAAGGTTAATTTTCGGATGATGGAATCTAGTGAGTCAGTTGATGGAGCCGATGTCGTTATTCCAATGTCTTCGGTTAAACAGGTCTCTGacaggtatgctaacactttgtATGGATATTTTCTGGGTAAACGTCTGGCTTTCCCAGTGGTGGATTATTTCGCAAAGAACAACTGGGTTAAATATGGTCTCTCTAGACTAATGATGAATGCGAacgggttctttttctttaaattcaaaACAAAGGAAGGGATGGATAAAATGGTAGAGGATGGACCTTGGATGATTAGAAATGTCCCGATAATTTTGAAGGAGTGGTCGGCCTCTGTCAAGTTGGAAAAGGAAGATATTAAAGCTATCccagtttgggtcaagatgcatgatgtgccgttaACAGCGTATACTGAGGACGGTCTTAGTTTGCTCGCGTCTAAGATAGGGGTGCCTAAGATGTTAGATTCGTACACTGCTACAATGTGTGCTGAATCGTGGGGAAGAAGCAGTTATGCTAGAGCTCTCATTGAAATTCAAGCCGGGGATGAGTTAAAGAGGAGTATTACTGTTGCTATCCCATCTTTAGATGGTAATGGTCATTCAAAGGTGGAGGTAAAAAtcgaatatgattgggagcctttaaggTGTTCATCTTGTTGCGTGTTTGGTCATGAAGATAGCTCGTGCCCAAAGAACCATCAAGTTGTTTCGAGTGGGGATTCTGGGAagaaaattgatgattttcaggttgtgggtGCCAAGAAGAAGAAAGCTACTAACCAAGGTCTCCACATGAAAAATCAGAAA
The sequence above is drawn from the Helianthus annuus cultivar XRQ/B chromosome 12, HanXRQr2.0-SUNRISE, whole genome shotgun sequence genome and encodes:
- the LOC110893386 gene encoding uncharacterized protein LOC110893386; its protein translation is MDELTKTGGRPPLSFKEIADRILDVDGNNIQPKRGINIIDELTKVSAPVQLDNLSSPITGFHGLNLSADKESTKSSGAANPLAGNSNSRFSGAAEPLSFAKVVNNAKENVKVNFRMMESSESVDGADVVIPMSSVKQVSDRYANTLYGYFLGKRLAFPVVDYFAKNNWVKYGLSRLMMNANGFFFFKFKTKEGMDKMVEDGPWMIRNVPIILKEWSASVKLEKEDIKAIPVWVKMHDVPLTAYTEDGLSLLASKIGVPKMLDSYTATMCAESWGRSSYARALIEIQAGDELKRSITVAIPSLDGNGHSKVEVKIEYDWEPLRCSSCCVFGHEDSSCPKNHQVVSSGDSGKKIDDFQVVGAKKKKATNQGLHMKNQKPKVVYRPVVNPKPNSSLRKPMNNQVSTSNSFDTLKDNDGGQGCSTVGRIEKKVKQANDKQDSDEEEVEEVYNETNKFMTSGTHPSSSRARASNSSTKGSNG